In Nitrospira sp., one genomic interval encodes:
- a CDS encoding enoyl-CoA hydratase/isomerase family protein — protein MEQYRTIVVDAQEAVARVTLNRPERRNALNDIMAADLERVFDRFKQDASLRLVVLTGNGPAFCAGADLHWLQAQGLATEEQATADALQLAAMFRAVEDCPCPVIGLVQGPAFGGGVGLMAACDIVVAAEGATFTLSETALGLVPAIIAPLLLRKAGESFFRRYVLTGEPFDARAAQRFGLVHEVLPREALDQRERDLTERILRLAPGATRASKSLLRRLLPLREEDRLAPSIQANVAARGTREAEEGLRAFLAKRAPRWIEREGRQAAQGAQEMHDAAAQQP, from the coding sequence ATGGAGCAGTACAGGACCATCGTGGTCGATGCGCAGGAGGCCGTCGCCCGTGTCACCCTCAACCGGCCGGAACGGCGGAACGCCCTCAACGACATCATGGCGGCAGACCTAGAACGGGTCTTCGACCGGTTCAAGCAGGATGCGTCCCTCCGCCTGGTGGTGCTAACCGGCAACGGACCGGCCTTCTGCGCCGGCGCCGACCTGCATTGGCTGCAGGCCCAGGGCCTGGCCACCGAGGAGCAAGCCACGGCCGACGCCCTGCAGTTGGCCGCCATGTTCCGCGCCGTCGAAGACTGCCCCTGCCCCGTCATCGGCCTGGTCCAAGGCCCGGCTTTTGGAGGCGGCGTCGGCTTGATGGCGGCCTGCGATATCGTGGTCGCGGCGGAGGGGGCTACATTCACGCTCAGCGAAACCGCGTTGGGATTGGTGCCCGCCATCATCGCCCCGCTCTTGCTCCGAAAGGCCGGCGAATCTTTTTTTCGTCGCTACGTCCTGACCGGCGAACCCTTCGACGCCCGGGCCGCGCAGCGCTTCGGCCTTGTCCATGAGGTTCTGCCTCGGGAGGCGCTCGACCAACGAGAGCGCGACCTGACCGAGCGCATTCTTCGGTTGGCTCCCGGCGCGACGAGGGCCAGCAAATCCTTGCTGCGGCGACTCTTGCCGCTGCGAGAAGAGGACCGACTCGCGCCTTCCATCCAAGCGAACGTCGCGGCGCGCGGGACGCGGGAAGCGGAGGAGGGCCTCCGTGCCTTCCTCGCCAAACGGGCTCCTCGTTGGATCGAACGCGAGGGGCGACAGGCGGCGCAGGGAGCGCAGGAGATGCACGATGCTGCCGCACAACAACCATGA
- a CDS encoding hydroxymethylglutaryl-CoA lyase: protein MLPHNNHDRRRSPIRIVEVGPRDGLQHEPTFVPTARKIDFINGLSQSGVAEIEIGSFVSPMAVPQLADSDEVARAIDRIPGVTYSALVPNLRGLERAKAARLDKIAVFTAASNSFTRRNIKATIDESFERMAPVVSLAKREGLVVRGYVSTVVWCPYEGRVEPARVAQVVTRLRNLGVDEISLGETMGKAAPPDIRRLLDRVSPLVEPTQLALHLHDTYGMAVANALTAWWDYDIATFDTSAGGLGGCPYAPGASGNVATEDLVFALKASGAAVPVDESAIVACAQGLIDLCERPLQSRLSRLHPSSQGEGLRRG, encoded by the coding sequence ATGCTGCCGCACAACAACCATGACCGTCGGCGCTCGCCGATCCGCATCGTCGAGGTAGGACCGCGGGACGGTCTGCAGCATGAACCGACCTTCGTACCGACCGCGCGCAAGATTGATTTCATCAACGGCCTGTCGCAAAGCGGCGTCGCCGAGATCGAAATCGGCTCGTTCGTCTCGCCGATGGCCGTTCCCCAGCTGGCCGACAGCGACGAGGTCGCGCGCGCCATCGACCGAATTCCCGGCGTGACCTACTCCGCCTTGGTCCCGAATCTCCGCGGGCTCGAACGGGCGAAGGCGGCACGGCTGGATAAGATCGCCGTCTTCACGGCGGCTTCGAATAGTTTCACCCGCCGCAACATCAAGGCGACCATCGACGAATCGTTCGAACGGATGGCGCCGGTGGTGTCGCTGGCCAAACGCGAGGGGCTGGTGGTGCGGGGTTATGTCTCGACCGTCGTGTGGTGCCCCTACGAAGGTCGCGTCGAGCCGGCCCGCGTCGCGCAGGTGGTCACCCGCCTGCGGAATCTCGGTGTAGATGAGATTTCCTTGGGCGAAACCATGGGCAAGGCGGCGCCGCCCGACATCCGTCGCCTCCTGGACCGCGTGAGCCCCCTGGTCGAACCGACGCAGTTGGCCCTCCATCTCCACGATACCTATGGCATGGCCGTCGCCAACGCCCTGACCGCCTGGTGGGACTACGACATTGCGACCTTCGACACGTCGGCCGGTGGACTCGGCGGCTGTCCCTATGCACCGGGGGCCTCCGGCAATGTCGCCACCGAAGATCTCGTATTCGCCCTGAAGGCGTCGGGGGCCGCGGTCCCGGTCGATGAATCGGCGATCGTCGCCTGCGCGCAAGGACTCATCGACCTGTGCGAGCGGCCGCTGCAGTCCCGGTTGTCTCGATTGCATCCCTCGTCTCAAGGAGAAGGGCTTCGAAGGGGCTGA
- the meaB gene encoding methylmalonyl Co-A mutase-associated GTPase MeaB: MLHDHQKGTARRDDAASLAAGVMAGDIRAVARVITLLEHRSPVGAAVLEQLEQRPPEAMVLGITGYPGSGKSTLIDQLITAYRRLGKQVAILAVDISSPVTGGAILGDRIRMQQHAEDRLVYIRSMATRGHQGGLACATGEAVRVLDAAAYDVILIETVGVGQGDIEVLQVAQTVVAITAPGLGDGIQAMKAGLLEVADIVVVNKADHPDADRTLRDLREQRSLVLRTIALRGEGIPELVAVIAEQQRVKDLELPAGQDSRQPALTWTESGG; the protein is encoded by the coding sequence ATGCTTCACGATCACCAGAAGGGAACGGCAAGGCGTGACGATGCGGCCTCCCTGGCTGCCGGAGTGATGGCCGGAGACATTCGCGCCGTGGCGCGCGTGATCACGCTGCTCGAGCATCGATCCCCCGTCGGAGCCGCCGTGTTGGAGCAACTGGAGCAGAGGCCGCCCGAAGCCATGGTCCTCGGCATCACCGGGTACCCCGGGTCTGGCAAGAGCACGCTGATCGATCAACTGATCACGGCCTATCGTCGGCTGGGCAAACAGGTCGCGATCCTGGCGGTCGACATCAGCAGCCCGGTCACGGGCGGCGCAATCTTGGGCGATCGCATCAGGATGCAGCAACATGCGGAAGACCGCCTGGTTTACATCCGCAGCATGGCGACCAGAGGCCACCAGGGCGGGCTTGCGTGCGCGACCGGCGAGGCGGTGAGGGTGCTGGATGCCGCTGCCTACGACGTGATCCTGATCGAGACGGTGGGTGTGGGGCAGGGCGACATCGAGGTGCTACAGGTAGCGCAGACGGTCGTGGCCATAACGGCACCGGGCCTGGGTGACGGGATTCAGGCGATGAAGGCCGGCCTGTTGGAAGTCGCGGATATCGTGGTGGTGAACAAGGCCGACCATCCCGACGCCGACCGCACGTTGCGCGACCTGCGCGAACAACGGAGCCTGGTCCTGCGCACCATCGCGCTCCGGGGCGAGGGAATTCCCGAACTGGTCGCAGTGATTGCGGAACAGCAGCGGGTCAAGGATTTGGAGCTGCCGGCAGGTCAGGACAGCCGACAACCGGCCTTGACCTGGACGGAGTCCGGAGGCTGA
- a CDS encoding enoyl-CoA hydratase/isomerase family protein gives MAQPLVCVIGPIARITLRNPPANVLSRACLEEIERSWDEVSAAPEVRVVLLTGAGRFFCAGADIRELSDLNDPAEARAFSRRGQALLHLMERSEKPVLAAINGTCVGGGLELAMACHLRLSAADARVGLPEIRLGLIPGFGGTQRLPRLVGRSKALELILTGRLLTAQQALDIGLIDHICSPGELLSEAERLADTIAANPQPAAKAALLAMTQDNDVASATAQAREAELFGRLCATKEKQEAIEAYFHRRRQESSAGTKG, from the coding sequence ATGGCCCAGCCCCTCGTCTGTGTGATAGGACCGATCGCCCGCATCACGCTGCGCAATCCCCCGGCCAACGTGCTGAGTCGAGCCTGCCTGGAGGAAATCGAGCGCAGCTGGGACGAGGTGTCGGCAGCTCCGGAGGTGCGGGTGGTGCTCCTGACCGGCGCCGGTCGATTCTTCTGCGCCGGCGCAGACATTCGGGAACTGTCCGATCTCAACGATCCCGCGGAAGCCCGTGCCTTCTCACGGCGCGGCCAAGCCCTACTCCACCTGATGGAGCGATCTGAGAAACCGGTGCTGGCCGCTATCAACGGCACCTGCGTGGGCGGCGGACTCGAACTGGCCATGGCCTGCCACCTTCGCCTGAGCGCCGCCGATGCGCGCGTGGGACTTCCTGAAATCCGGCTCGGGCTGATTCCCGGATTCGGCGGTACGCAACGGCTGCCGCGATTGGTCGGACGGTCCAAGGCGCTGGAACTCATCCTGACCGGCCGTCTGCTGACCGCGCAGCAAGCGCTCGACATCGGCCTTATCGATCACATCTGCTCTCCCGGCGAGTTGCTGTCGGAAGCGGAGCGGCTCGCGGACACCATCGCAGCCAATCCGCAGCCGGCGGCCAAGGCCGCCCTCCTGGCGATGACACAGGATAACGACGTGGCGTCAGCGACGGCACAAGCACGGGAGGCGGAACTCTTCGGCCGACTCTGCGCCACGAAGGAAAAGCAGGAGGCAATCGAGGCCTACTTTCACAGACGCCGGCAGGAATCCTCCGCCGGAACGAAGGGGTAG
- a CDS encoding MmgE/PrpD family protein: MLADRLARYGRALCYDDLPSAVVQEVKRRILDSLACAFGAWNAPPCKIARDLARTVPLPGGATLWGTVHRTLPDLATFANGALVRYLDFNDTYLSKEPAHPSDNIAAVLAAGEVAHASGARVIQAVALAYEIHCRLCDAAALRPRGWDHVTYGSLSSALGVAKVMKLSESQTEQAVNLAGVANVALRQTRIGDLSMWKACAFSNAARNGLFAALLAQRGMTGPAPIFEGEKGFMKLVSGPFTLPQLGGERSDAQEPAPFKILDTYIKHFPVEYHAQTAVEAALALRQTLLAAEGEQAIAQLKDVEIGSYDVAIEIIGRDQEKWRPATRETADHSFPYCVAVALCDGRVTLHSFSTRRLQDQALHRLMQRIRVVERPEFVGCYPGSMPTRITAQTGSGQSYVAQVDLPSGHPAHPLTDQEVEEKFRRLAARRLTRPQMDRLINRIWKLERERDIAALMPLLATGKG; the protein is encoded by the coding sequence ATGTTGGCAGACCGTCTGGCTCGATACGGCAGGGCGCTCTGTTACGACGACCTTCCGTCTGCTGTCGTGCAGGAGGTCAAACGGAGAATCCTGGACAGTCTGGCTTGCGCCTTCGGTGCGTGGAACGCTCCCCCCTGCAAGATCGCCCGCGACCTCGCGCGCACCGTGCCCCTGCCCGGCGGCGCCACCCTCTGGGGCACGGTCCACAGAACGCTTCCCGACCTTGCGACCTTCGCCAACGGCGCGCTGGTCCGTTACCTCGACTTCAACGATACCTATCTCTCCAAGGAGCCGGCCCATCCCTCGGACAACATCGCGGCGGTGTTGGCCGCGGGGGAAGTGGCGCACGCGTCCGGCGCACGCGTCATCCAGGCCGTGGCGCTCGCCTACGAAATCCACTGCCGGCTCTGTGACGCGGCGGCGCTCCGCCCACGGGGCTGGGACCACGTCACCTACGGATCCCTCTCTTCCGCACTCGGCGTCGCCAAGGTGATGAAACTTTCCGAATCCCAGACCGAGCAGGCGGTGAACCTGGCCGGCGTGGCCAACGTTGCGTTGCGGCAAACCAGAATCGGCGATCTGTCCATGTGGAAGGCCTGTGCGTTTTCCAACGCCGCGCGCAACGGGCTCTTCGCCGCCCTGCTCGCGCAACGGGGGATGACGGGGCCGGCGCCGATCTTCGAAGGCGAGAAGGGCTTCATGAAGCTGGTCTCCGGTCCGTTCACGCTGCCGCAGTTAGGCGGAGAACGATCCGACGCTCAAGAACCGGCGCCGTTCAAGATCCTCGACACCTACATCAAACATTTTCCTGTCGAGTACCACGCACAGACCGCCGTCGAAGCCGCGCTGGCCTTGCGGCAGACCTTGCTTGCCGCCGAGGGGGAGCAGGCGATCGCGCAGCTGAAGGACGTTGAGATCGGCAGTTACGACGTCGCGATCGAAATCATCGGCCGAGACCAGGAAAAGTGGCGGCCCGCGACGCGAGAAACCGCCGACCACAGTTTTCCCTACTGCGTGGCCGTGGCGCTCTGTGACGGTCGCGTCACTCTCCACTCCTTCAGCACGAGACGACTTCAAGACCAGGCCCTGCATCGGCTCATGCAGCGGATTCGCGTGGTCGAGCGGCCGGAATTTGTCGGCTGCTACCCCGGCTCCATGCCGACGCGCATCACGGCGCAGACCGGCTCGGGCCAATCCTATGTGGCGCAGGTAGACCTGCCTTCCGGCCATCCAGCCCATCCCCTGACGGACCAGGAGGTGGAAGAGAAGTTCCGTCGGTTAGCGGCGCGCCGACTGACTCGCCCACAGATGGACCGGCTGATCAACCGTATCTGGAAGCTGGAACGAGAACGGGACATCGCCGCCCTCATGCCGTTGCTCGCGACCGGGAAGGGGTAA
- a CDS encoding isocitrate lyase/phosphoenolpyruvate mutase family protein, with product MPQGQDQPARLRRLLASGPVAIPGAFNPLTAMQIEQAGFEALYVSGAALSAARGLPDIGLIPLRVMVREAGAIAKAVGIPVLVDADTGYGAPALVKRAVRAFMRIGLAGMQIEDQEDDKRCGHLPGKRLVPAAEMAAKIRAAVEARGESAFMIVARTDARAVEGLEAAIHRAQAYAEAEADALFPEALQSAEEFSAFAQRMAQKGIRLPLIANMTEFGKSPYLNIGEFGALGYHGILFPVSTLRVATRAVAQLLADLKTDGTQQGWVERMMPRQELYRLLRYDPAQDQRGRPHERHDVTGSHR from the coding sequence ATGCCGCAGGGCCAAGACCAGCCGGCTCGACTGCGCCGACTGTTGGCGTCCGGCCCAGTCGCCATTCCCGGCGCCTTCAATCCCCTGACCGCCATGCAGATCGAACAGGCCGGGTTCGAGGCCCTCTACGTCTCGGGCGCAGCCCTGTCCGCCGCGCGAGGCCTGCCGGACATCGGGTTGATCCCCTTACGGGTCATGGTTCGTGAAGCGGGTGCTATCGCAAAGGCGGTCGGCATCCCGGTGCTTGTCGACGCCGACACAGGGTATGGCGCTCCCGCTCTTGTGAAGAGGGCCGTGCGAGCCTTCATGCGCATCGGTCTGGCCGGCATGCAGATCGAGGATCAAGAGGACGACAAACGCTGCGGTCACTTGCCGGGGAAGCGGCTGGTTCCCGCTGCTGAGATGGCCGCCAAGATCCGCGCGGCAGTCGAGGCCAGGGGTGAGTCGGCCTTCATGATCGTGGCGCGCACGGATGCGCGGGCCGTCGAAGGCCTGGAGGCGGCCATCCACCGAGCCCAGGCCTACGCGGAGGCCGAAGCCGACGCGCTCTTCCCCGAAGCCCTCCAGTCGGCGGAAGAGTTCAGCGCCTTCGCGCAACGGATGGCACAGAAGGGAATCCGCCTGCCCCTCATCGCCAACATGACGGAGTTCGGCAAGAGTCCCTACTTGAACATCGGTGAGTTCGGCGCCTTGGGCTATCACGGCATCCTCTTTCCCGTGAGCACGTTGCGGGTCGCCACGCGGGCCGTCGCGCAACTGTTGGCGGATCTCAAGACGGACGGCACCCAACAAGGCTGGGTCGAGCGCATGATGCCGCGGCAGGAACTCTATCGGTTGCTGCGGTACGACCCCGCGCAGGACCAGAGAGGGAGGCCCCATGAACGACATGATGTCACCGGCAGCCACCGCTGA
- a CDS encoding citrate synthase (catalyzes the formation of citrate from acetyl-CoA and oxaloacetate), which translates to MSPAATAERTSPAAYSPGLEGVIAAESAICQVDEGAAGLRYRGYAIGDLAEHSSFEEVAFLLLYGHLPSRGELDTFSTQLSRESGLPDGVRRFIDSLPPNAHLMDVLRTGISWLGLVDSDADDGSRDANLRKAVRLLAQIPSLIADSYRTMTGDKPAPSPNGGFAEHLLHLVGTAARQEATDAMVQALNASLILYAEHELNASTFAARVTASTMTDLHGAITAAVAALKGPLHGGANEAVAAMLAEIGRPERAEAWLREALAHKRRVMGFGHRVLRQGDARSDIIRRHAERLSRLCGDHTWYDIASTLERIMLEEKGLRPNLDFYTAVAYRLMGIPQALSTPLFVCSRITGWCAHVIEQQDHNRLIRPRAIYRGPTPRPYEPLDRRG; encoded by the coding sequence ATGTCACCGGCAGCCACCGCTGAACGCACGAGCCCTGCCGCCTACAGCCCAGGGCTGGAGGGAGTGATCGCCGCCGAGTCGGCCATTTGCCAGGTGGACGAAGGGGCGGCGGGACTGCGGTATCGCGGGTATGCCATCGGCGACTTGGCCGAGCACAGCTCCTTCGAGGAGGTGGCCTTCCTGCTGCTCTACGGCCATCTGCCCTCCCGGGGGGAGTTGGACACGTTCTCCACACAGCTCTCGCGCGAGAGCGGTCTCCCCGATGGGGTTCGGCGATTCATCGACAGCCTGCCGCCCAACGCGCACTTGATGGACGTGCTGCGCACCGGCATTTCGTGGCTGGGTCTGGTCGACTCGGATGCGGACGACGGCTCGCGCGACGCTAATCTGAGGAAGGCCGTCCGGCTGCTCGCTCAAATTCCTTCCCTCATCGCCGACAGCTACCGAACCATGACGGGCGACAAGCCGGCGCCGTCACCGAACGGTGGGTTCGCGGAGCACCTATTGCACCTGGTCGGCACAGCCGCCAGGCAGGAGGCCACCGATGCCATGGTCCAGGCGTTGAATGCCTCCTTGATTCTCTATGCGGAACACGAGTTGAACGCCTCCACCTTCGCCGCGCGGGTCACGGCCTCCACCATGACGGATCTCCACGGCGCCATCACGGCGGCCGTGGCCGCGCTGAAGGGCCCGCTTCACGGCGGGGCCAATGAAGCGGTGGCGGCGATGCTGGCGGAGATCGGTCGTCCGGAGCGGGCCGAAGCCTGGCTGCGCGAGGCGCTGGCACACAAACGACGCGTCATGGGATTCGGCCATCGCGTGCTGCGGCAGGGCGACGCGCGCAGCGATATCATTCGGCGCCATGCCGAACGTCTCAGCCGGCTCTGCGGCGACCATACCTGGTACGACATCGCCTCGACCCTGGAACGCATCATGCTGGAAGAGAAGGGCCTTCGCCCCAACCTCGATTTCTACACCGCGGTGGCGTACCGGCTGATGGGCATTCCGCAGGCCCTGTCGACGCCGCTCTTCGTCTGTTCGCGAATCACGGGATGGTGCGCCCACGTGATCGAGCAACAGGACCACAATCGACTGATTCGACCGCGCGCAATCTACCGGGGACCGACTCCGAGGCCCTATGAACCTCTCGACCGACGTGGCTGA
- a CDS encoding acyl--CoA ligase yields MNLSTDVADRIGQARCAPDAATDLPWTSFAEFFRSRFYDPRLVTRNFLTYCDDDRRLRRTYRYAEFGTLVEQTAERLHAEFGLRRGDRLATLLFNHDLTLLFYFAAWTLGLTVVPLNIEEPTDKKRYILEHSEAAAALCWQTGYEELTDLQRDLPNLRNVIAVGDGGIIERQGAGLKRSRSHRASTTGGAPGCRLEDPALIIYTSGTTGPPKGVVLTVANLLADADAIADWHGFGLTDRLMGVLPIHHVNGIVVTAVTPLYCRGSLVLNRKFKSAYFWQRIHEEAVTCVSVVPTLLEFLLEADEDITPYKLDRFGGVICGAGPLLKETAVRFEERFGVPIRHGYGLSETTCYSCFLPNDLTPEEHRRWLTGYEFPSIGLAIRHNMMSILDEGGKPLPEGTRGEICIRGRTVCAGYFKRDDANAAAFQWGWFRSGDEGFHLLDERGRPYFFISGRLKELIIRGGVNVSPLEIDEALKSHPAVKFAMALPFENRYYGEEIAAYVVPMNPAAPPSEADLLTHCRVKLPFFKQPKVILFGEDIPYTSTGKPKRLELKGRLAERLAPYRDRQFSDPRHGTQRGTP; encoded by the coding sequence ATGAACCTCTCGACCGACGTGGCTGACAGGATCGGGCAGGCCCGCTGTGCTCCCGACGCGGCGACCGACTTGCCTTGGACCTCGTTCGCGGAGTTTTTCCGTTCACGGTTCTATGACCCGCGGCTGGTCACCCGCAACTTTCTGACCTACTGCGATGACGATCGCCGACTGCGTCGCACCTACAGGTATGCGGAATTCGGCACCCTGGTGGAACAAACCGCCGAACGTCTGCACGCCGAGTTCGGCCTGCGCCGCGGCGACCGGCTGGCAACGCTGCTGTTCAACCATGACTTGACCCTGCTGTTCTATTTCGCCGCCTGGACTCTGGGTCTCACCGTCGTCCCCCTCAACATCGAGGAACCGACGGACAAGAAACGCTACATCCTGGAACATTCGGAAGCCGCCGCCGCCCTCTGTTGGCAGACCGGGTATGAGGAACTCACAGACCTGCAACGTGACCTGCCGAACCTCCGCAACGTGATCGCCGTCGGAGACGGAGGCATCATCGAGCGGCAGGGCGCGGGCCTAAAACGATCGCGGTCCCACAGGGCCTCGACAACCGGTGGGGCGCCTGGTTGCCGACTCGAAGATCCCGCCTTGATCATCTATACATCCGGTACGACCGGGCCGCCGAAGGGCGTGGTCTTGACCGTCGCCAACCTACTGGCGGATGCGGATGCGATCGCCGATTGGCACGGCTTCGGGCTCACCGATCGGTTGATGGGCGTGCTGCCGATTCATCACGTCAACGGCATCGTCGTCACGGCCGTCACCCCGCTCTACTGCCGAGGCAGCCTGGTGCTGAACCGGAAGTTCAAGAGCGCATACTTCTGGCAACGGATCCACGAGGAAGCCGTCACCTGCGTGAGCGTCGTCCCCACCCTCTTGGAATTCCTCCTGGAGGCCGATGAGGACATCACGCCCTACAAGCTCGACCGGTTCGGCGGCGTGATCTGCGGCGCAGGTCCGCTTCTGAAGGAGACGGCGGTACGGTTCGAGGAGCGATTCGGCGTTCCCATCCGTCACGGGTACGGCCTGTCTGAAACGACCTGTTACTCCTGTTTTCTCCCGAACGACCTGACGCCCGAGGAACATCGTCGGTGGCTCACCGGCTACGAGTTTCCCTCCATCGGATTGGCGATCCGTCACAACATGATGAGCATCCTGGACGAGGGCGGGAAACCGCTGCCGGAAGGCACGCGGGGAGAAATCTGCATTCGCGGCCGCACGGTCTGCGCCGGCTATTTCAAACGGGACGATGCCAACGCCGCCGCCTTCCAGTGGGGCTGGTTCCGATCGGGCGACGAAGGGTTCCATCTGCTCGACGAGCGAGGTCGGCCCTACTTCTTCATCTCGGGCCGATTGAAGGAACTCATCATTCGCGGCGGCGTCAACGTCTCTCCGCTGGAGATCGACGAGGCCCTCAAGAGCCATCCGGCGGTCAAGTTCGCGATGGCGCTCCCCTTTGAAAACCGCTACTACGGCGAGGAGATCGCCGCCTACGTCGTCCCTATGAATCCTGCCGCGCCCCCGAGCGAAGCGGACCTCTTGACCCATTGCCGAGTGAAGCTACCCTTCTTCAAGCAGCCGAAAGTCATCCTGTTCGGCGAAGACATTCCCTATACCTCCACCGGCAAACCCAAGCGGCTCGAACTCAAGGGCCGGTTGGCGGAACGGCTAGCCCCCTACCGCGACCGGCAATTCTCCGACCCACGCCATGGCACCCAGCGAGGCACCCCATGA